One window of Candidatus Binatia bacterium genomic DNA carries:
- a CDS encoding general stress protein B, which translates to MADKPDRAAKREMSVREAGKKGGDTVRDRYGSTFYEDIGRKGGKATRDRHGVEFYENIGQKGGKVVKEKYGSDFYEEIGHKGGQKVKKLIAEAKKKLNDEKR; encoded by the coding sequence ATGGCTGACAAACCCGACCGCGCTGCGAAGCGCGAGATGTCGGTACGCGAGGCGGGCAAGAAGGGCGGCGACACCGTCCGCGATCGCTACGGCTCGACGTTCTACGAAGACATCGGCCGTAAGGGCGGGAAGGCGACGCGCGACCGCCACGGCGTCGAGTTCTACGAAAACATCGGTCAAAAAGGCGGAAAGGTCGTCAAGGAAAAGTATGGCTCAGATTTCTACGAAGAGATCGGGCACAAAGGCGGCCAGAAGGTCAAGAAGCTAATCGCGGAAGCAAAGAAGAAGCTAAACGACGAGAAGCGTTAA
- a CDS encoding KGG domain-containing protein — translation MAQDSGQAGGMSVREAGRRGGERVKAKYGSEFYEEIGRKGGEATKSKYGPSFYEVIGQKGGQRPKRKTAAS, via the coding sequence ATGGCACAAGATTCCGGACAAGCCGGCGGAATGAGCGTTCGCGAGGCGGGCCGCCGCGGCGGCGAACGCGTGAAAGCGAAATACGGTTCGGAATTCTACGAAGAGATCGGCCGCAAGGGCGGGGAAGCCACGAAGAGCAAGTACGGCCCCTCGTTCTACGAAGTGATCGGTCAAAAAGGCGGTCAGCGCCCGAAGCGCAAGACGGCCGCGTCGTAG
- the coaE gene encoding dephospho-CoA kinase (Dephospho-CoA kinase (CoaE) performs the final step in coenzyme A biosynthesis.): MRVGLTGGIGAGKSAVAEIFASLGAFIVDTDAIAREVVAPNSDGLLEIARVWPQVVRNGVLDRAALAEIVFSDPAARGRLNALLHPHIRRVAREREGSAAPGQVVVHVVPLLFETGYDRLVDKTVLVVAPLEQRVARVVERDKVDESRVRARIAAQIDPERARSAADFVIENDGNLNHLRERARAVYDALR, from the coding sequence GTGCGCGTTGGCTTGACCGGCGGCATCGGAGCCGGAAAGAGCGCCGTCGCGGAGATATTCGCGAGCCTCGGTGCCTTCATCGTCGATACCGATGCGATCGCCCGCGAGGTCGTCGCCCCCAATAGCGACGGCCTCTTGGAGATCGCCCGCGTCTGGCCGCAGGTCGTACGCAACGGCGTGCTCGACCGGGCCGCGCTTGCGGAGATCGTCTTCTCCGACCCGGCGGCCCGCGGGCGGCTCAACGCGCTGCTTCATCCGCATATCCGGCGCGTAGCGCGCGAGCGCGAGGGGAGCGCGGCGCCCGGCCAGGTCGTCGTGCACGTCGTGCCCTTACTCTTCGAGACCGGATACGACCGGCTCGTCGACAAGACCGTGCTCGTCGTGGCGCCGCTCGAGCAGCGCGTCGCCCGGGTCGTCGAGCGCGACAAGGTGGACGAATCGCGCGTCCGGGCGCGCATCGCGGCGCAGATCGACCCCGAACGAGCGCGTTCCGCCGCCGACTTCGTCATCGAAAACGATGGTAACCTCAATCACCTTCGCGAACGCGCGCGTGCCGTTTACGACGCGCTTCGTTAA